The Culex quinquefasciatus strain JHB chromosome 2, VPISU_Cqui_1.0_pri_paternal, whole genome shotgun sequence genome contains the following window.
ttgtatttttttgcaaatttttcatccacgtggtagctgcctgacgtatggcgtcgcggtgttcattaagttttcatagcatgctaagaaaatttgatgctttcagggaaaaccgttgattccggagataTCGGATtatttgccgatgcgccaggtccaacgaatccatatgctttcttcggaaattctccagaccattcccatAGGCCCAtacagaagttggcgcgttattttcccagacctaggagcgtttgaacaaaaagtccaattttcccatagtaattcccatgtaaactttaaccctgatgcgcgcagccagtttacaaccaaatgaacTGATATTttgcatgaaagtccctatgggcatgccctacaaggggaaccatactaaaacttgatccgagaactttttggaaaacgtacccaccctattgtagataggccatcaagagttttaaaagtttatatcacgttttcaattgaaagctactgtcatcaggggtgacattgggtctggagggtgagattgggtcatacaaaaatgctgaaatgcaTTGATTTCAAAAATCCTAGAATTTCaggggatttcgcggaaattgtgaaaatttacgAATTTCACGTTGTCCTTGACCCTAGTTATTGtctaaggaatcgatagactcCAAGATGTCGGattgtcttttttttcaaaataaaagtattttaagtgcCATGATAGGATTTAGTTGTGTTCTCAAATTCTGTTGAAATTGCAATGTCTCTCTTCAaatatgtagattttttttattcgacaaCTTTATTGATAAATCGCCACAATATTCCTAACACTCGCGTACGTCCCCGTCACCAGCAAGAACGCTCCAAACACCGCCAGAACGCAGTCCGTCACCAATATCCACCGAAAACGACCAAAGTCCTGCGTCGGCCAACGGAACACCAAATCCAACACTACCGGTATCAGTACCACCAGGTTCCCCGAGCAAAACGACCCGGCAAACCCGACAAATGGCACCAAATCGGGCACGCCCATGGTTATTGCGGTGAGAACGAGCAGGATTCCGAATCTCATTGAAATTTGGGTGATGTTCCGCTTGGCTGGCGGGATTCGGTTCTCCAACCAGCGCCAAATAATGTCCATCGGAACGTAGAAGCAGAGCCCCATGGAGAACAGGACCGCTAGGCCGGCTAGAAGTCGGGTTGATTCTGCTACACCATTTTCCGTTGGGAGATTCAACGTGACCGTTGCTTTGACATCATCTCCGTAACGGAGGTACCCGAAGAATCCGGTGACGTTGTAGAGGACGGTTAGTAGCGCAATGGCTTGGACCACAACTCCACGGAATCCCAAAAAGTTCTGCGGATGTCTCATATCGTTTTCGATGGGGAGCACGTAACGGATTCCCTGAATGGCGTACAAAACCGTACTGCAAGGAGTGGAGTTCAAGTAAAATTCAAGTCCTACGGTCATTAAGGTCGTACCTGAAAAACAGCGGTAACTGGGTCCAATCCGGTCCCAGATTCCTCCCAGCGAAGCTAACCGGCCCGTCGCCGTTGAGCAAAAAGTACAGCGTGATTCCGAAGGCCGTAATCATGAGGACGTTTGCCACCGCCGAAAATGGCACCAGGTATCGCAGGTGGCGTATCTGCGTGATAAACACCATCGGAATCGTCACCAGGGCGACGTAAACGAGCGTGCCCCACTCTATCTGCTGCTGATTGTTGACGACGTCGCGCAGCGAGCTCGCGACGAAGATCTGGAACAGACACGTCGTCAGTAGGCTGTGAATCAGGAGCATCCAGTTGATGTAGTTTCTGAGGACGGGGGGAAAAATTGGCACTCGTTAATTAAGTTTCGCAGCCTACCTTGATTGTAGGACATCACTTCTGGACCAGGGGTGTCAATCTCATGACTTACTTGGCTAGTTTGGAGTACGGTCGCACACTGGGTGGTCCATTGGCGAACACAACTTCCGCCGTCTCGGCAAATCCAAGCACCGGAATGCGGTTCTGTCGGCAGGCCTTCTGCGATGTGCCAACCTAACAATATTG
Protein-coding sequences here:
- the LOC6046926 gene encoding proton-coupled amino acid transporter-like protein pathetic isoform X1, which codes for MIQFKGKDYIEDDEYNPFVNRNVAKPNSNLGTLIHLIKGSLATGILAMPLAFKLGGLAFGLAASIAVCLLYVYCVHLLVGTSQKACRQNRIPVLGFAETAEVVFANGPPSVRPYSKLAKNYINWMLLIHSLLTTCLFQIFVASSLRDVVNNQQQIEWGTLVYVALVTIPMVFITQIRHLRYLVPFSAVANVLMITAFGITLYFLLNGDGPVSFAGRNLGPDWTQLPLFFSTVLYAIQGIRYVLPIENDMRHPQNFLGFRGVVVQAIALLTVLYNVTGFFGYLRYGDDVKATVTLNLPTENGVAESTRLLAGLAVLFSMGLCFYVPMDIIWRWLENRIPPAKRNITQISMRFGILLVLTAITMGVPDLVPFVGFAGSFCSGNLVVLIPVVLDLVFRWPTQDFGRFRWILVTDCVLAVFGAFLLVTGTYASVRNIVAIYQ
- the LOC6046926 gene encoding proton-coupled amino acid transporter-like protein pathetic isoform X2 → MQKVTIYIEDDEYNPFVNRNVAKPNSNLGTLIHLIKGSLATGILAMPLAFKLGGLAFGLAASIAVCLLYVYCVHLLVGTSQKACRQNRIPVLGFAETAEVVFANGPPSVRPYSKLAKNYINWMLLIHSLLTTCLFQIFVASSLRDVVNNQQQIEWGTLVYVALVTIPMVFITQIRHLRYLVPFSAVANVLMITAFGITLYFLLNGDGPVSFAGRNLGPDWTQLPLFFSTVLYAIQGIRYVLPIENDMRHPQNFLGFRGVVVQAIALLTVLYNVTGFFGYLRYGDDVKATVTLNLPTENGVAESTRLLAGLAVLFSMGLCFYVPMDIIWRWLENRIPPAKRNITQISMRFGILLVLTAITMGVPDLVPFVGFAGSFCSGNLVVLIPVVLDLVFRWPTQDFGRFRWILVTDCVLAVFGAFLLVTGTYASVRNIVAIYQ